The Macrobrachium rosenbergii isolate ZJJX-2024 chromosome 18, ASM4041242v1, whole genome shotgun sequence genome has a window encoding:
- the LOC136848216 gene encoding metallothionein-1-like, which produces MPGPCCKDGKCDCASGGCKTGCQCTSCKCDPCEKCASKCQCSSKEDCAKNCSKPCKCCP; this is translated from the exons ATGCCTGGTCCATGCTGTAAAG ATGGCAAATGCGACTGCGCCTCCGGAGGCTGCAAGACAGGATGCCAGTGCACGTCTTGCAAATGCGATCCCTGTGAGAAAT GCGCCTCCAAATGCCAGTGCTCCTCCAAAGAAGACTGCGCAAAGAACTGCTCCAAACCTTGCAAGTGCTGTCCATGA